A region of the Aggregicoccus sp. 17bor-14 genome:
CGGGGCGAGCAGCGTTGTGGGGCGGCCCCCTGGCCGCTAGCGTTGCCCTCACCGATGCCCCGCGCCACGCCCCCGCCCGACCCCTCTGGAGATCCCCTGCAGGAGCTGCTGCGCCAGCCCGTGAGCGCGCTCACCCTGCGCTTCGTGGAGCAGGCGCAGCCCGTGCCCCACGGGCTGCTCGCGGCGCTGGAGGCGGACCCGCGCCAGGCGGCGCGCGCGCTCGCCCGGCGGCTGCGCACGCGCGAGGGGCGCAACCGCGCGGAAGGGCAGCGGCTGCGCAACCTGCTGCGCTTCGAAGTAGAGCTGTGGGAGCAGGGGCTCGAGCACGTGGCGGGCGTGGACGAGGCCGGCATGGCGCCGCTCGCCGGCCCCGTGGTGGCGGCCGCCGCGGTGCTCCCGCGCGGCTACCGGCTGCGCGGCCTGGACGACTCGAAGAAGATCCTGGACGAGCGCCGCCGCGAGGAGCTGGCCGAGGCCATCAAGCGCGACGCGCTCGCGTGGGGCGTGGGCGTGGCCGAGGTGGAGGAGATCGACCGGCTGAACATCTACCACGCGGGCCTGCTCGCCATGCGCCGCGCGGTGGAGGCGCT
Encoded here:
- a CDS encoding ribonuclease HII translates to MPRATPPPDPSGDPLQELLRQPVSALTLRFVEQAQPVPHGLLAALEADPRQAARALARRLRTREGRNRAEGQRLRNLLRFEVELWEQGLEHVAGVDEAGMAPLAGPVVAAAAVLPRGYRLRGLDDSKKILDERRREELAEAIKRDALAWGVGVAEVEEIDRLNIYHAGLLAMRRAVEALGLVPHFALVDARKIPECPCPQRGIIHGDALSLSIAAASVLAKTTRDRMMVELDRQHPGYGLAVHKGYPTPKHLQALRERGVLPIHRRSFAPVREALGLPRAQGELFPAPAAAAVPVPSPPPSPDPAP